Proteins co-encoded in one Arachis hypogaea cultivar Tifrunner chromosome 11, arahy.Tifrunner.gnm2.J5K5, whole genome shotgun sequence genomic window:
- the LOC112722607 gene encoding uncharacterized protein, translating to MDNIPNNDSRTKNEFRSHTLQSPTTVTFNLGSQSPPHSSREIQITRRKGDRGWEWERVRTNKGDGLGKRFRWCWREVAAASIRPAEGAAVRANPPPSSPIIRESSFIATKGNPSPSSLPPFPGSERRRRPQVVSAAASSSPPCPEPSSAARRLHLHMLLGTESSFFDQLLLRICYTQVYDQRIMTPHEHKIIGDGGKN from the exons ATGGACAACATCCCTAACAACGACAGTAGAACCAAGAACGAATTCCGATCACACACTCTACAATCCCCAACAACAGTTACTTTTAACCTCGGATCTCAATCGCCGCCTCACAGCTCCAGAGAAATACAAATTACAAGACGAAAGGGTGATAGGGGCTGGGAGTGGGAG AGAGTTCGCACTAATAAGGGTGATGGGTTAGGGAAAAGGTTTCGGTGGTGTTGGCGGGAGGTTGCAGCGGCGTCGATACGACCGGCGGAAGGTGCAGCGGTGCGAG CCAACCCCCCCCCTTCTTCCCCAATTATTCGTGAATCGTCCTTCATCGCTACCAAGGGAAACCCTAGCCCTTCATCACTGCCGCCGTTCCCAGGTTCAGAGCGCCGCCGCCGTCCCCAGGTCGTCAGCGCCGCTGCTTCTTCCTCTCCCCCGTGTCCCGAACCCAGTAGCGCGGCACGTCGTCTTCATCTTCACATGCTTCTCGGCACGGAATCCAG CTTCTTTGATCAACTTCTGCTGAGAATATGCTATACACAGGTCTATGATCAGAGAATCATGACTCCCCACGAACATAAGATAATTG GTGATGGTGGTAAGAACTAA